A part of Acropora palmata chromosome 6, jaAcrPala1.3, whole genome shotgun sequence genomic DNA contains:
- the LOC141884111 gene encoding uncharacterized protein LOC141884111, whose amino-acid sequence MQTRFALILIFALIFIFDDEVAGRCGSGIDVVGDTDWTACLEPVDTNKCPHGFLKINEDNTFDGCPGTRICCLLTPVIDLKIKNAPCLSGGTSNQKGTGK is encoded by the exons ATGCAGACTCGTTTCGCTTTGATTCTGATCTTTGCTCTTATCTTTATCTTTG ATGATGAAGTGGCTGGAAGATGCGGCTCAGGGATTGATGTGGTCGGTGACACTGATTGGACAGCTTGTTTGGAACCCGTGGATACTAACAAATGTCCACATGGGTTTTTAAAGATCAACGAAGATAACACTTTTGATGGTTGTCCCGGAACGAGAATTTGTTGTCTTCTTACTCCAGTCATTGACTTGAAG ATAAAAAATGCACCATGCCTGTCAGGGGGAACATCTAACCAGAAAGGaacaggaaaataa